One window of Microbacterium sp. Root61 genomic DNA carries:
- a CDS encoding DUF4185 domain-containing protein: MRRRLAALSSAALLVLLAGCTVAPGEEFPDALPDAAFQARVQDKVTAIGVSDGDLWPSCWSDDDALYSANGDGAGFGYDASDIVVNRITGTPGADDLAGTALAFGDAVGQVWSGEDFTRKPTGMLCVDGVIYLAVQDLRRDFNEAPAATIARSDDHGATWTWDTGAPMFDDHVFTTVFFTDFGKDATHAPDGYAYAYGLDGNWRDSFDDSVPDPTELFLARVPTDSVQDRSTWEFYAGAPGDAEASWTPDIAQKQPVLVDDRVVHPSEGASGDAGQTVGAQNLSVLSQGGVTYLPAQDRYLYTSWTELTFEFYESPTPWGPWTLFLSEDFGPYPWTDARFGGYGTSIPSKFVSEDGLSMWVQSNVCPCAPAGMSSYWFGLRLLELQPVN; the protein is encoded by the coding sequence GTGCGACGCCGTCTGGCCGCTCTCTCGAGCGCGGCCCTGCTCGTGCTGCTCGCCGGGTGCACCGTCGCACCCGGCGAGGAGTTCCCCGACGCCCTGCCGGACGCCGCCTTCCAGGCGCGGGTGCAGGACAAGGTCACGGCGATCGGCGTCTCGGACGGCGACCTGTGGCCGAGTTGCTGGTCGGACGACGACGCCCTCTACTCCGCCAACGGCGACGGGGCGGGCTTCGGCTACGACGCGTCCGACATCGTCGTGAACCGCATCACCGGCACCCCGGGGGCGGACGACCTCGCGGGCACCGCGCTCGCGTTCGGCGACGCGGTGGGGCAGGTCTGGTCGGGCGAGGACTTCACCCGCAAGCCGACCGGCATGCTGTGCGTGGACGGGGTGATCTACCTGGCCGTGCAGGACCTGCGCCGCGACTTCAACGAGGCACCCGCCGCGACGATCGCGCGCAGCGACGACCACGGTGCCACGTGGACGTGGGACACCGGCGCCCCGATGTTCGACGACCACGTCTTCACGACCGTGTTCTTCACCGACTTCGGGAAGGATGCCACCCACGCCCCCGACGGATACGCCTACGCCTACGGACTCGATGGCAATTGGCGCGACTCGTTCGATGACTCGGTGCCCGACCCGACCGAGCTGTTCCTCGCGCGCGTGCCGACCGACTCGGTGCAGGACCGCTCGACGTGGGAGTTCTACGCCGGTGCACCCGGCGATGCCGAGGCTTCTTGGACCCCCGACATCGCGCAGAAGCAGCCCGTCCTCGTCGACGACCGCGTGGTCCACCCGAGCGAGGGCGCCTCGGGCGATGCCGGCCAGACTGTCGGCGCGCAGAACCTGTCGGTCCTGTCGCAGGGCGGCGTCACCTACCTTCCCGCACAGGACCGCTACCTCTATACGTCGTGGACCGAGCTCACCTTCGAGTTCTACGAGTCCCCCACCCCGTGGGGGCCGTGGACGCTGTTCCTCTCGGAGGACTTCGGCCCGTACCCGTGGACCGACGCACGATTCGGCGGCTACGGCACCAGCATCCCATCGAAATTCGTCAGTGAAGACGGCTTGTCGATGTGGGTGCAGTCCAACGTGTGCCCCTGCGCTCCGGCGGGCATGTCCTCCTACTGGTTCGGGCTGCGCCTGCTCGAACTCCAACCCGTGAACTGA
- a CDS encoding glycoside hydrolase family 172 protein, with translation MSTSPLPNSDLSSIASLRGVQTRSISPENFDGAVGGGGRATEGTGKSCAVDLGPGWKISPSVDIKAGETFDLANIEGAGKITHIWITTHTDNWRTLVLRAYWDGAEEPAIEVPYGDFFCNGWGVFSQVNSQTIAANPHGGFNSYWPMPFRTGARMTIENTSVVDVRVYYQVTYEVGGDYSNDGYFHAQWRRSNPLEDKTPHVLLEGIEGHGQYVGTYIAWGVNSNGWWGEGEIKFYLDDDEEYPTICGTGTEDYFGGAWNFDIPGKGYTEFSTPYLGMPQVIRPDGLYISQQRFGMYRWHLLDPIHFRERLGKVDIQALGWKSGWRYLPLRDDIASTALFYLDRPTARRPKSPTADDMEVHIGTAPVPDLGTTPPRV, from the coding sequence ATGAGCACCAGCCCGCTCCCCAACTCCGATCTGTCGTCGATCGCATCGCTGCGCGGCGTGCAGACACGATCGATCTCCCCCGAGAACTTCGACGGCGCCGTGGGTGGCGGCGGCCGAGCCACCGAAGGAACCGGTAAGAGCTGCGCCGTGGATCTCGGCCCCGGCTGGAAGATCTCGCCGAGCGTCGACATCAAGGCGGGTGAGACGTTCGACCTCGCCAACATCGAGGGCGCGGGCAAGATCACGCACATCTGGATCACGACGCACACCGACAATTGGCGCACCCTCGTGCTGCGCGCCTACTGGGACGGCGCCGAGGAGCCGGCGATCGAGGTGCCCTACGGCGACTTCTTCTGCAACGGCTGGGGCGTGTTCTCCCAGGTCAACTCGCAGACGATCGCGGCCAATCCCCACGGCGGGTTCAACTCGTACTGGCCGATGCCGTTCCGCACCGGGGCGCGCATGACCATCGAGAACACCAGCGTCGTCGACGTGCGCGTCTACTACCAGGTGACCTACGAGGTCGGCGGCGACTACTCCAACGACGGCTACTTCCACGCGCAGTGGCGCCGCTCCAACCCGCTCGAGGACAAGACCCCGCACGTGCTCCTGGAGGGCATCGAAGGTCATGGCCAGTACGTCGGCACCTACATCGCGTGGGGCGTCAACTCCAACGGCTGGTGGGGCGAAGGCGAGATCAAGTTCTACCTCGACGACGACGAGGAGTACCCCACGATCTGCGGCACGGGCACCGAGGACTACTTCGGCGGCGCGTGGAACTTCGACATCCCGGGCAAGGGCTACACCGAGTTCTCGACCCCGTACCTCGGCATGCCCCAGGTCATCCGTCCCGACGGGCTCTACATCAGCCAGCAGCGGTTCGGCATGTACCGGTGGCACCTGCTCGACCCGATCCACTTCCGCGAGCGTCTCGGCAAGGTCGACATCCAGGCCCTGGGCTGGAAGAGCGGATGGCGCTACCTGCCGCTGCGCGACGACATCGCCTCGACCGCCCTGTTCTACCTCGACCGTCCCACGGCACGTCGGCCCAAGTCGCCGACCGCCGACGACATGGAGGTACATATAGGCACGGCCCCCGTGCCTGACCTCGGTACGACCCCGCCTCGGGTGTGA
- a CDS encoding GH116 family glycosyl-hydrolase: protein MSDVLPQSLPHTEVPALAMPVGGIGTGGFAVNADGSLRQWQLSGMPNHRGALPGTGFWMRVTQIEPPLDVITMLQGAPVPDPRAPLVTDGEVPEWMAQAAERVGTMQEARFSGTYPVADVEFHDDRIPLRTSMRVLNPLSPGDVETSSIPAAMFEFRLTNDGPIAVHGTLAGSLLNAVGWDGVVPITDYTAGLGGNVNRLVRGRGWTRVVMDNPTLSEDAPFAGQMVLAADDEGAAVVPRCAGVDHLVSFLESRALNDGRMKLQTAPTIADPQLNAPASGSGPSAPGRSWLGVIGVPFWLEPGESRVIRFSMTWHFANRFVDVEQFGRPHAEWGASRFYVGNHYAGRFLDALDTQARVAEDWDALVESTLGWTRTLVDSDLDARTVDRMAAQASLVRSPTCFVGADGRFYGYEGSLGASTTMWSGTFGGSCPMNCTHVWQYEAALAALWPTLERNMRDTEFDIMQAPDGSIPHRLRVPVYLPQMWNEFIGGPEEPALDGMLATILKSLRDAQHGAGAEWVAERWPRLLRLYRHICEKWDADGDGVLRGIQPSTHDIDLAGVNPFMGTLWLAALRAMEELAGAVGDDETAAEARVRFDSGSRLYDEQLFDGTHFIQKLDEGDPVDFQWLTGTLSDQVIGQWWAHQLGLGHILPAEHVRSALRHVVATNLRHGFDDFVHPYRVYADAAEDGGLLMCSWPEGGRPEVPTRYADEVWSGIEYQVAAHCLWEGLDAEGEAVLDALWTRHDGRRRNPYNEIECGDHYARAMAGWTVLQARTGVLIDELAGVLRVSRDGRWPWFASTGYGTVVVSGDTIEVQCTDGTLELDAVREDGDAVRPIGRISVVAGASARTAEIARG, encoded by the coding sequence ATGAGCGACGTCCTTCCGCAGAGTCTTCCGCACACCGAGGTGCCCGCGCTCGCCATGCCCGTGGGCGGCATCGGCACCGGCGGGTTCGCCGTCAACGCCGACGGGTCGCTGCGACAGTGGCAGCTCTCCGGCATGCCCAACCATCGTGGGGCCCTGCCCGGCACCGGGTTCTGGATGCGGGTCACCCAGATCGAGCCGCCACTGGATGTCATCACGATGCTGCAGGGCGCGCCGGTGCCGGATCCGCGGGCACCGCTGGTCACCGACGGCGAGGTGCCGGAATGGATGGCGCAGGCCGCCGAGCGCGTCGGCACGATGCAGGAGGCGCGCTTCAGCGGCACCTACCCCGTCGCCGACGTCGAGTTCCACGACGACCGCATCCCGCTGCGCACGAGCATGCGCGTGCTCAACCCGCTCTCTCCGGGCGACGTCGAGACCAGCAGCATCCCCGCGGCGATGTTCGAGTTCCGCCTCACCAACGACGGACCGATCGCGGTGCACGGCACGCTGGCCGGCTCGCTCCTGAACGCCGTCGGCTGGGACGGCGTCGTACCGATCACCGACTACACCGCGGGCCTCGGCGGCAACGTGAACCGGCTCGTGCGCGGTCGCGGGTGGACGCGGGTCGTGATGGACAACCCGACGCTGTCCGAGGACGCGCCCTTCGCCGGCCAGATGGTGCTGGCCGCCGACGACGAAGGAGCCGCAGTCGTCCCGCGCTGCGCCGGCGTCGATCACCTCGTGTCGTTCCTCGAGTCGCGCGCGCTCAACGACGGGAGGATGAAGCTGCAGACCGCGCCGACCATCGCGGATCCGCAGCTCAACGCTCCGGCATCCGGATCCGGTCCGAGCGCTCCCGGGCGCTCCTGGCTCGGCGTGATCGGCGTGCCGTTCTGGCTCGAGCCGGGGGAGTCCCGCGTCATCCGCTTCAGCATGACGTGGCACTTCGCGAACCGTTTCGTCGACGTCGAGCAGTTCGGCCGCCCGCACGCGGAGTGGGGCGCATCCCGCTTCTACGTCGGCAACCACTACGCCGGCCGCTTCCTGGACGCCCTCGACACGCAGGCCCGCGTCGCCGAGGACTGGGACGCGCTCGTGGAGAGCACGCTCGGGTGGACCCGCACCCTCGTCGATTCCGACCTGGACGCGCGCACCGTCGACCGGATGGCGGCGCAGGCCTCGCTCGTGCGCAGTCCCACGTGCTTCGTCGGGGCCGACGGACGCTTCTACGGCTACGAGGGCTCGCTCGGGGCCTCGACCACGATGTGGTCGGGCACGTTCGGCGGATCGTGCCCGATGAACTGCACGCACGTGTGGCAGTACGAGGCGGCGCTCGCCGCCCTGTGGCCCACGCTGGAGCGGAACATGCGCGACACCGAGTTCGACATCATGCAGGCGCCGGACGGGTCGATCCCGCACCGGCTCCGGGTGCCGGTATATCTGCCGCAGATGTGGAACGAGTTCATCGGGGGCCCCGAGGAGCCGGCGTTGGACGGCATGCTCGCGACGATCCTGAAGTCGCTGCGCGATGCGCAGCACGGTGCGGGTGCCGAGTGGGTGGCGGAGCGGTGGCCGCGCCTGCTGCGGCTCTACCGGCACATCTGCGAGAAGTGGGATGCCGACGGCGACGGCGTGCTGCGCGGCATCCAGCCCAGCACCCACGACATCGACCTCGCCGGCGTCAACCCGTTCATGGGTACCCTGTGGCTCGCCGCGCTCCGGGCGATGGAGGAACTCGCGGGGGCCGTCGGTGATGACGAGACGGCGGCGGAGGCGCGCGTTCGGTTCGACTCGGGGTCCCGACTGTATGACGAGCAGCTCTTCGACGGCACGCACTTCATTCAGAAGCTCGACGAGGGCGACCCGGTCGACTTCCAATGGCTGACCGGCACGCTCAGCGACCAGGTCATCGGCCAGTGGTGGGCGCACCAGCTGGGGCTGGGGCACATCCTGCCCGCCGAGCACGTCCGCAGTGCGCTCCGTCACGTGGTGGCGACGAACCTGCGCCACGGGTTCGACGACTTCGTGCACCCGTATCGGGTCTACGCCGACGCTGCCGAGGACGGCGGACTGCTGATGTGCTCGTGGCCGGAGGGCGGGCGCCCCGAGGTCCCGACCCGCTACGCCGACGAGGTGTGGAGCGGCATCGAGTACCAGGTGGCCGCGCACTGCCTCTGGGAGGGATTGGATGCCGAGGGTGAAGCAGTCCTCGATGCGCTCTGGACGCGGCACGACGGCCGGCGCCGTAACCCGTACAACGAGATCGAGTGCGGCGACCACTACGCGCGGGCCATGGCCGGCTGGACGGTGCTGCAGGCGCGCACCGGCGTGCTGATCGACGAACTCGCCGGCGTCCTGCGGGTGTCGCGCGACGGGCGGTGGCCGTGGTTCGCATCGACCGGCTACGGAACCGTCGTGGTCTCCGGCGACACGATCGAGGTGCAGTGCACCGACGGCACGCTCGAGCTCGACGCGGTCCGCGAGGACGGCGATGCGGTCCGGCCGATCGGGCGCATCTCCGTCGTCGCCGGCGCATCGGCGCGCACCGCGGAGATCGCGCGCGGATGA
- a CDS encoding LacI family DNA-binding transcriptional regulator produces MATIYEVAKLAGVSPATVSRVFNGMGVSEEKTLAVREAAKELRFTPNRTARTLRKQASEVIALVIPDIENPYFTEMARGVEDVASEAGYSVVLCNTDSQIDKEATYLQIAISEHMAGVILAAASDHTNLDDLLATGRPVVAVDRGTGYDIDGVVMANRPAGQAATEYLVQAGYKRIACITGPQHIETAHERAQGWRAVLTRHWPDLDADELLRYSTFRVDGGREVMEDLLSLPEPPDAIVAANNLLGVGAIQVLTEHGLTPPKIGVAVVGSLPFTTLSPTAVTVVRLPARHMGVTAAKMLLERIGGDRQPARTVVLRNEVQPAHRGARD; encoded by the coding sequence ATGGCGACGATCTACGAAGTGGCGAAACTCGCCGGGGTGTCCCCGGCGACGGTGTCACGCGTCTTCAACGGCATGGGCGTCTCCGAGGAGAAGACCCTCGCCGTTCGCGAGGCCGCCAAGGAGCTCCGCTTCACGCCCAACCGCACTGCGCGCACGTTGCGCAAACAGGCGTCCGAGGTCATCGCTCTCGTCATCCCCGACATCGAGAATCCGTACTTCACGGAGATGGCCCGTGGGGTGGAGGATGTCGCATCCGAAGCCGGCTATTCCGTCGTGCTGTGCAACACCGACTCGCAGATCGACAAAGAGGCGACCTACCTGCAGATCGCGATCTCGGAGCACATGGCGGGCGTGATCCTGGCCGCGGCATCCGACCATACGAACCTCGACGACCTCCTGGCGACCGGGCGTCCCGTCGTCGCGGTCGACCGCGGAACCGGGTACGACATCGACGGTGTCGTCATGGCGAACCGCCCGGCGGGCCAGGCGGCGACTGAGTATCTCGTGCAGGCGGGCTATAAGCGGATCGCCTGCATCACCGGCCCGCAGCACATCGAGACCGCGCACGAACGTGCCCAGGGATGGCGTGCCGTGCTCACTCGGCACTGGCCCGACCTGGACGCCGATGAGCTGCTGCGCTACTCGACATTCCGCGTCGACGGCGGGCGCGAGGTGATGGAAGACCTGCTGAGCCTTCCCGAGCCGCCCGACGCGATCGTCGCGGCCAACAACCTGCTCGGCGTGGGCGCGATCCAGGTGCTCACCGAGCACGGTCTGACGCCGCCGAAGATCGGCGTCGCCGTCGTGGGCTCACTGCCGTTCACGACCCTTTCGCCGACCGCTGTGACCGTCGTGCGGCTGCCCGCGCGCCACATGGGCGTCACCGCGGCCAAGATGCTGCTGGAGCGCATCGGCGGCGACCGCCAGCCCGCCCGCACGGTGGTGCTGCGCAACGAGGTGCAGCCCGCCCACAGGGGCGCGCGCGACTGA